One genomic segment of Carassius carassius chromosome 21, fCarCar2.1, whole genome shotgun sequence includes these proteins:
- the LOC132097100 gene encoding L-rhamnose-binding lectin CSL2-like, whose protein sequence is MDQLISGFIHTFDARRIMFSLSVPLLTLVLLNSRLPISAETVVTCGGLVQRLSCDTGLISVQSATFGRTSSQICSAGRPQSQISNTWCSKNVPVIFIRCNGQRTCEFKAQGLAKPDPCFGTYKYYTTNYICISAETSVTCDGGFGYLKCEHGKIQINTANYGRTDKITCSEGRPSQQLQNINCFSPTAMDFVSKSCNGLEICRVYGKGMGLTDPCFGTYKYLAISYSCLHHKN, encoded by the exons ATGGATCAGCTCATCAGCGGCTTCATCCACACCTTTGATGCCCGCAGAATCATGTTCTCTCTCAGTGTCCCCCTGCTTACCT TGGTGCTTCTGAACTCCAGATTGCCGATATCTGCAG AGACTGTAGTTACATGTGGTGGCCTTGTTCAGCGGCTCAGTTGTG ATACTGGTTTGATCAGTGTACAATCAGCAACATTTGGTCGCACAAGCAGCCAAATTTGCAGTGCTGGACGACCACAAAGTCAAATATCTAATACTTGGTGTTCAAAAAATGTCCCTGTGATCTTTATACG GTGTAATGGACAGAGAACGTGTGAGTTTAAAGCTCAAGGACTCGCCAAACCAGATCCATGTTTTGGCACATACAAGTACTACACCACCAACTACATTTGCATCTCAGCAG AAACAAGTGTGACTTGTGACGGTGGATTCGGTTATTTGAAATGTG AACATGGTAAGATACAGATAAATACTGCAAACTATGGACGTACAGATAAAATCACCTGCTCTGAAGGACGTCCATCTCAACAGCTCCAAAACATCAACTGCTTTTCACCCACAGCAATGGATTTTGTGTCAAAAAG CTGCAATGGCCTGGAAATTTGTAGGGTGTATGGAAAAGGTATGGGCCTTACTGATCCCTGCTTTGGTACATACAAGTACCTTGCAATCTCTTATTCTTGCCTCCATCATAAAAATT